A window of Candidatus Hydrogenedentota bacterium contains these coding sequences:
- a CDS encoding NifU family protein, whose protein sequence is MPSWFSKVFKTEETPKSVTGHQTMAADFDDEDDDEPMPKTRRVVHAPVSFGEDAGAGRGDEIAIKARKEANVPACVLMVNRPLLQGLSFWAPEAGIAYAHSPLASALFDLGGVGSVLIHDTTVTVMRDGSDFSPWEEFAKRVGEQIRAHLKSGIPVLDPSYQESIPEEAEIRERLQRVIDEEINPGIASHSGVIVLNRVVGNTIYITMGGGCQGCAASSITLRSGVEGAFRKEVPQLGAVLDETDHTSGVNPFFREMPAGMGM, encoded by the coding sequence ATGCCTTCATGGTTTTCCAAAGTATTCAAGACCGAAGAAACACCCAAGTCTGTGACGGGCCACCAGACCATGGCGGCCGACTTCGACGACGAGGACGACGACGAGCCCATGCCAAAAACGCGGCGCGTCGTCCACGCACCCGTATCGTTTGGTGAAGATGCCGGCGCGGGGCGGGGTGACGAGATCGCCATCAAGGCCCGCAAGGAAGCCAACGTGCCCGCGTGCGTGCTCATGGTGAACCGCCCGCTGCTTCAGGGTCTTTCCTTCTGGGCGCCGGAGGCGGGAATCGCCTACGCCCATTCTCCGCTCGCGAGCGCCCTCTTCGATCTCGGCGGCGTGGGTTCGGTGTTGATTCACGACACGACCGTCACGGTGATGCGCGACGGAAGCGATTTCAGCCCCTGGGAAGAATTTGCGAAGCGGGTGGGCGAACAGATACGCGCCCATCTGAAAAGCGGCATTCCCGTTCTCGATCCGAGCTACCAGGAGAGCATTCCAGAGGAAGCTGAAATCCGCGAACGGCTCCAGCGCGTAATTGATGAGGAGATCAACCCCGGCATCGCCTCCCACTCCGGCGTCATCGTTTTGAACCGGGTTGTGGGCAACACCATCTATATCACCATGGGCGGCGGCTGCCAGGGCTGCGCCGCCTCCAGCATAACCCTGCGCTCGGGTGTGGAGGGCGCCTTCCGTAAGGAAGTGCCCCAGCTCGGCGCGGTGCTTGATGAAACCGACCACACCTCGGGTGTCAATCCCTTTTTCCGGGAGATGCCCGCGGGAATGGGAATGTAG